A segment of the Candidatus Eisenbacteria bacterium genome:
CGACGAGCCGTGAGCGACCGTCGCGGATCGACTCGAGCTCCAGGTGTGCCGCCGTCACGTGGGTCGCGACGGCGAACGCGAGCAGTCCGAAGCCGCCTACGAAGGTCACGTGCAGCGCGGGGACGCGATAGTCGGGGACCAGCCCCGCGAGCACGATCCCGGCCGGGACGAGCCACACCGCGAGCCACGCCACACGCCGGTTCCAGCCGGGCCTCTGCGGCCGCCGCGCGACGCCGGCGCCCAGCGCGAGCGTCGATGCCACGACGACGCCGCGCACGATCGGCGCGAGGCGTTCGCTGCCGGCGGCTTCCACGACGAGCGTCCCCACGACCACGAGGCCGGCCGCCGCGTACGTGACCGCCTGCCGCGCGATCGCCGGCGAGCTGCCGATGTCGGCTGGAGGCGCCGCGCCCGCCATGAGCGGCAGGACCAGCGCGCCCGCGCCCATGACCAGACAGAGGAAGAGTCCCTGCTCGACCAGCAGGCGACCCAGGGTGACGCCCCACGCGGCGCCGCTCGGGGACGTTCCCCAGGCGATCAGCACGCCGCCGCCGACGTTGCACCCGAGCGCGATCGGAATGAGGACGAACGGCGCCGGCGGACGCCGGCCCGCGCCGGCGCCTGCGAACCGGCGCACGGCGAACACGACCATGCCGAGGACGATGGCGATCGAAGCACCCTCGGCAATCCACAAGCGTTCGGCGAACGCCGCGATCGTCGTCGTCGCGAGGGCCGCGACGGCGGCGGCGAGTCCCCACGCCGGCGCCGGCGCG
Coding sequences within it:
- a CDS encoding NnrS family protein; this encodes MPWPAATGSGMIRAMWRREPFRLFFPLGVVLAWIGIGHWIAYWAGWIGSYSCLAHGLVQIQGFLLAFALGFLLTAMPRRTESAPAPAWGLAAAVAALATTTIAAFAERLWIAEGASIAIVLGMVVFAVRRFAGAGAGRRPPAPFVLIPIALGCNVGGGVLIAWGTSPSGAAWGVTLGRLLVEQGLFLCLVMGAGALVLPLMAGAAPPADIGSSPAIARQAVTYAAAGLVVVGTLVVEAAGSERLAPIVRGVVVASTLALGAGVARRPQRPGWNRRVAWLAVWLVPAGIVLAGLVPDYRVPALHVTFVGGFGLLAFAVATHVTAAHLELESIRDGRSRLVAIVAGASLVAMLGRLTADATRTYFEHLAASGAIWIAGSAIWLATLAPRWFGRR